From the Streptomyces sp. NBC_01216 genome, the window AGTCAACCGCAGCCGCCGTCCCGCCGTGAACCGCGGCGCCGCCCTCAGCAGCCGGTCCACCCGGCGGGGCAGATCCGCGTCCGGCGCGGGCCCCGGCCCGAACACCCCGCGGTCCTCGTTGAGTTCCACCAGGGCCAGCGCGATCGTCAGCCGTCCGAACCGCCGTGAGGCGACGTCGTCCGCGGCGAGTTCCACCAGGCGGTGCATCTCGTCCCGGAAGGCCGCGAAGACCGGGATTCCCGGGAAGCCCGCCGCGAGCGCCCCCGAGCAGTGCAGCAGCCAGTCGTGGCGCGCGCGGGCGTGTCCCTGCTCGTGCGCCAGGATGGCGTCCAGTTGGCTGCCCTTCAGCCGACGCAGCGCGGCCGTCGTGACGACCAGCCGCGGCGTGGCACCCGGCAGCCACCAGGCGTCCGAACGTTCGCCCTCCAGCACGACGAGCCGCTCCCCACCGGGCTCCTCGCCGGGCAACAGCGGGGAACGGCGCAGGAGTTCACCGCGGCGTCGGCGTCGGCGGGCCCTGGCCCGGCCGATCTCGCGGCCGAGCATCGCGCCCGTCCACAGGCCACCACAGGCGAGGACGACCGCGAGCGCGGCCGACCAGGGCTGATGCGTGCCCAGTTCGTATGCCTCCAGCACCCCGTGCGGCGCGGGCGCGAAGACACGGCCCCGTACGGCCTGCCAGGCCGCCGCCGCGCTGAACGTCATCGACAGCGCGAAACTCAGCAGCACCGCGGCCACCACGCACTGCCACACCCACAGCGCCACCACCGGCTCGCGCTCCGCCCAGTCCGACCGCGACAGCAGCCGAGGGGCCACGACGGCGGTCAGGACGCCGAGCGCGAGCAACGCGAGGGAGACCAACATGGCGCCAGCCTATGAGGGCCGTACGACGCGGGGGTATGCCCACGCGCGTCAAGTGACGTACGCCACGGCACCACCCGGGCCCGCGGCTACCCGGGCGCCGGGCCGGGCCCTCGGAGCCTGTCGGGTGGCCTTCGGCCGTCAGGCCCTCAGAGCGTCACCAGCATCGCCACCATCGCCAGCGCCATCGACAGGCGGCACACCAGGACGAGTTCGGCCCGCTCACTCCACCGCGGCGGCGTGGTGGCCACCCGTGCCGTCACAGCGGCCGCCGGTGCCGTCACGGGCACCAGGCGGGACCCCGCGCGCAGGACGTACGCGGTGTAGTAGACGAGCAGCGCGGCCGTCAGCGACGGGACCCCGCCGACGGCCCCGGCCGCGTGCCCCCCGTGTCCCGCGTGTCCGCCGCCGGCCATCGCCACGGCCATGTAGACCATCGCACCCGAGCCCACCAGATGGTGCAGATGGTGGCCGCCGCCGCGGGCGGCGGGCAGCCCGCGCAGCGCTGCGGCACCGAACACCGCGGCATACACCGCCCAGCCCCAGGCCGGTGGGGTGAGCACCGCGGCCGGCAGCGCCATCGACGCCATTCCGAAGGCCATCACGGCCTCGCTTCCCGCGGTCCGGCGTTCCCCGCCCGCCCGCCCGCGCCGGCGCAGCAGGCAGTAGGTCCCGCTCGTCGCGCACAGCGCCACCATCGTCCACGCCGGCCACACGGCCCATGCCGCTCCGTGCACCGCACACCTCCCGTTCGACGGCGCCACTCGGCTCCCGGTGCATGCCCGGCCTCGCGGGGGTGCACGCGAGCGCAGAGGCGCGCAGGGGCGTACGAGGGGGAGTGCGGCGCTCACGTTAGGCTCGGGGCGATCGCCTTCACCGATCGATCAGCGCCCCGAGGGGAGACCGAACACCATGGACACCGCCGCGCCCCAGGACACCGGCCGCATCACCTACCGCGACGCGGTCGAGGACGACATCCCTGTGCTCGTGCCGCTCGTCGAGTCGGCCTACCGCGGCGATTCCAGCCGTACCGGCTGGACCACGGAGGCGGACATCCTCCAGGGCCGGCGCACCGACGCGGAGGGCGTGCGTGCCGTCATCGCCACCGAGGGCAGCCGGATGATGGTGGTCGAGCGGGACGGGCAGGTCATCGCCTGCTGCCAGCTCGAGCACCGCGGTGAAGCGGCCTACTTCGGAATGTTCGCGGTCCGGCCGGCGCTCCAGGGCGGCGGGCTCGGCCGGCTCATCATCACGGAGGCGGAGCGACGGGTGCGCGAGGTCTGGGGCGTGCGCGAGATGCACATGACGGTGATCTCGGTGCGCGAGGAGCTGATCGCCTGGTACGAACGGCGCGGCTACCGCCGGACCGGCCGGATGAGCCCTTTCCCTTACGGTGACGAGCGTTTCGGCATCCCGCAGCGGGACGACCTCCGGTTCGAGCTCCTGGTGAAGGAACTGACGTAGGCCCATGGGCGGCGACTGCCGGGAGACGGACCGTCCTCAGGCGGTGAAGCGGCCGGTGCGGCGGATCTCCGGGTAGTCGGTCGTCGCGCCGTCGAGCTCCAGCGCCCGGGCCAGCCTCAGCTGCTCCTGGGTGTTCACCACCCATCCGATCACCCGCAGCCCCTCGGCGTGCGCCCGCTCGACGGTGTCCAGGGTCAGGTGCCGGATGTTGAGGACCAGGGTCCCGGCGCCGACCGCGAGGGCGCGCCGCACGACGTCGTCGCCCCAGCGGTCCGCCACCAGGGCCGTACGGACCCCGGGCACCAGACGGGCGGTCTCGGCGATCGCCTCGTCGTGGAAGGACAGGACCTCCACCCGCGCGGCCAGTCCGCGCCGGTTCAGTACGCCGGCGAGCGCCTGGGCCGCCGCCGCGTCCTTGATCTCCGCCTGGAGGGGTGCCCGCACCGCGTCCAGGACCTCCTCGAAGACCGGGACGCGCTCCCCGTCGCCGGCGTCCAGCTCTCGCAGCTCGGCGAGGGTCCGCGCGGCGATCGGGCCGCTCCCGTCGGTGGTGCGGTCGACGTCCGCGTCGTGCATGACGACGAGGGCGCCGTCCTTGCTCAGGTGGAGGTCCAGTTCGATGGCGTCCATCCCGGCCTGCTCCGCCCGGACGAACGAGCGCAGGGTGTTCTCGGGTTCGACGCCCATGACTCCGCGGTGACCGATGGTGAGGAAAGTCAAGATCCACTCGCTTCCGTCGATGTCCGGGACCTGGGCCCTCCGGGCGCCCGGTGCGGCTCGTGGCGCAGCCTAACGGCTGGACACGAAGAGGTCAGCGCACGTGCGGGTGTCGCGGGCGCGGGTCGCATCGGCGTGGACGCCCCCGCCGCCCGGGGTGGCGGGGGTGGGTGTTCCGGCGTGTTCCGTCGCTGCCCGAGTCGCCCTCGGGTCGCTCCGGCACCGGGCCAGGTCGGGGGATGCGTTGGCTTCGAAGCATCAGGACAGGAAAAACAGCGGTGATCAGGGGGGTGTCGCAGGATATTTTCTCTCGCCCCCTCTTGTGGGAGGGAAGCGTGGATGGTTACGGTGTCTTGACGCGAGGTTCTCCTGTGGAGGAAGAGGCATGACGGAAATTCTTGTGCAGGACGTGACCGGTGGGGAGATATCCGCCGCAGCGCCGGTGATCGACCACCCTGCCTGGCCCGAGCTCAAGGGTGCCGTGGAGGAGATCCGCCCCTGGCAGGACGCCGACGGCTCCATCGACTTCGACGCCGAGGGGGCCCCGCCCCGCGAGGTCGCCGCCCGCGCCGTCGACCGGGTCGCCCACGCGGTCGAGCGGCTCTCCCCGCTGCTCCCGCATGACGCCGCCTACCACCGCGCGCTCGTCGCCGACCTGCGCAAGTGGGCGGAGGACGGCTTCGGCGTGCCGGACTTCCTCGACTCGCTCCTGGCCTTCCAGCCGGCGGCCGGCCGCGCGGACGGGCTCCAGCACCTGGCGCTCTTCCCCATGTACACGCAGAACGGCAACCCGGACCGCAACTTCGAGGCCGTCGTGCTGCGCATGGTGTGGCCGGAGTGGCTCTCCGAGCTGGAGCGCACCCGCTACGACAACCCGCTGTTCTGTGGCATCACCTTCGAGGACTTCACCCCGGGGTACGACACCCACTCCGCGGTCCTCTTCCCCGAGACCATCGCCGTGCGCGAGGCTCCCGAGCGCTTCAGCTGGGGCGGGATCTTCTGCGACCGCGAGGCCGCCCGCTTCCGCAAGGTCACCGAGGCGGCCGTCGACATCCTCGGCATCGAGCTGCCCGAGGACATCGCCGCCATGGTCGACGACCAGAAGCGCTGCGAGCAGGCGTTCGTGCTGTGGGACATGGTCCACGACCGCACCCACAGCCACGGTGACCTGCCCTTCGACCCCTTCATGATCAAGCAGCGCCAGCCGTTCTGGATGTACGGTCTCGAGGAGCTGCGCTGCGACCTCACCGCCTTCAAGGAGGCCGTGAAGCTGGAGGCCGAGGGCAACGCCCACGGCCGCGACGTGCAGTACGCCGTCCTCTTCGACCGGATGTTCCGCTTCCCGGTCTCCGGCGACCGCAACCGCAACTACGACGGCCTGGGCGGCCAGCTCCTCTTCGCGTACCTCCACCGTCACGATGTGGTCCGCTGGACGGACAACACGCTGAAGATCGACTGGCAGCGTGCCCCCGAGGTCACCAACCAGCTCTGTGCCGAGATCGAGAAGCTGTACCGCGACGGCATCGACCGCCCCAAGCTGGTCCACTGGTTCGCCGCGTACGAACTGGTCTCCACCTACCTCGCCCCCCACCCCGGCTCCCGCTGGGCGAAGGGCCCGGACGCCCTGGACCTGAACCTCCCGCCCCGCAAGCTCGTCGACGACGTGCTTCCGGACGAGTTTCCGCTCAGCATGTTCTATGAGGCACTGTCCAAGAAGCTGAAGGGCGTGATCGCCTCCACCAAGGGCATCACCGCCACCGCAGCGTCCCAGGACGGGCAGGCTGCCGCGTGAACTCAGTCACGGAGGAGGCGACGAACATGAACGGCAACGGGAACGGCGGAGTGCTCGACGGGGCCGTCATCGCGGTCGCGGGAGCGGCCGGCCCCGCCGGCCGGGCGACCTTGATGCGCCTCGCCGAGGCCGGAGCGACGGTCGTCGCCGCGGACGCGGACCCCGCCCGTCTGGCCGAGGCGGTCGACGCCGCCCGCTACGCCCACGGCGGCGCCACCGTCATCGGCGACACCGTCGACCTCTTCGACCTGGGCGCGGCCCGCCAGTGGGCCGACAAGACGGAGAAGGAGTTCGGCCGGATCGACGGGCTCGTCCATCTCGTCGGCGGCTGGCGCGGCAGTTCCACCTTCGCGGAGACCGAGCTGGCCGACTGGGCCTTCCTCGAGAAGCTGCTGATCCGTACGGTCCAGTCCACCTCGCTCGCCTTCCACGCGCCGCTGCTCCGCAGCGACCGGGGCCGTTATGTGCTCATCAGCGCTTCGGGAGCCTCCAAGCCCACCGCCGGCAACGCCGCCTACTCGGCGGCCAAGGCGGCGGCCGAGGCATGGACCCTCGCGATGGGCGACGACTTCCGCAAGGCGGGGGGCGAGGGGGACATCAGCACGGCGGCTGCGATCCTGGTGGTCAAGGCACTGGTGCACGACGCGATGCGCGCCGAGCGCCCCCATGCGAAGTTCGCGGGCTTCACCGACGTCAAGGATCTGGCCGATGCCATCGCCGGCGTCTGGGACCGGCCCGCACAGGAAGTGAATGGACAGCGTCTGTGGCTGACCCCCAAGCCGTGACCCCGGTATCGCCCGCCCGCACCGACGCGCGTCGGCACCACGACCCGTCGGTGCGGGGCTTCGCCAGCGACAACTACGCCGGTGCCCATCCCGAGGTGCTCGCCGCCATCGCGCTGGCCAACGAGGGGCACCAGACCGCGTACGGCGAGGACGACTACACCGAGCACCTCCAGCGGATCATGCACAGCCACTTCGGACCGCACGCCGAGGCGTTCCCGGTCTTCAACGGCACCGGCGCGAACGTGACCGCCCTCCAGGCCCTTACCGACCGCTGGGGCGCGGTGATCTGCGCCGAGTCCGCGCACATCAACGTGGACGAGGGCGGCGCGCCCGAGCGGATGGGCGGTCTCAAACTGCTCACCGTGCCCACTCCGGACGGCAAGCTCACCCCCGAGCTCATCGACCGGCAGGCATGGGGCTGGGAGGACGAGCACCGGGCGATGCCCCAGGTGGTCTCCATCACCCAGAACACCGAACTGGGCACCGTCTACACCGTGGACGAGATCCGGGCGATCGTGGAGCACGCCCACGGCAAGGGCATGAAGGTCCATCTCGACGGGGCCCGGATAGCCAACGCCGCCGCCTCGCTGGACGTCCCCATGCGGGCGTTCACCAACGCGGCCGGCGTGGACGTCATCTCCTACGGTGGGACGAAGAACGGCATGCTCTTCGGCGAGGCCGTGGTCGTCCTCGACCCGGACGCCGTCAGCCATATGAAGCACCTGCGCAAGCTGTCCATGCAGCTGGCGTCCAAAATGCGCTTCGTCTCGGTGCAGTTGGAGGCGTTGCTCGCCAAGGACCTGTGGCTGCGCAACGCCCGGCACTCCAACGCGATGGCGCGGCGCCTCGCGGACGGCGTCCGGAGCGTGGACGGCGTGGAGATCCTCCACCCCGTCCAGGCCAACGCCGTCTTCGCCCGGCTGCCCCACGAGGTCAGCACCCGGCTCCAGAGGCGCTTCCGCTTCTACTTCTGGGACGAGGCCGCCGGCGACGTGCGGTGGATGTGCTCCTTCGACACCACGGAGGACGACGTCGACGCCTTCCTCCAGGCCCTCAAGGAGGAGATGGCGCGCTAGCGCCGGACACCTGAGTGGTGCATGAATACGCGTTCGGCCGGAAGTCCACTGACTCCCGGCCGGGCGTGTTCCCATGCTCCGGCTCATGCGACTCCTTCGGGAGAATCCTGACATTCATGCGTACTTGCCGGCATGTGAGGCCGTCGATCACGGGAGCCCGCGCGTGCACGCCATCGCGAAGAGCCTGGCCCTCGGTCATGGTGACGCATGTTCATACGTCAGGGCTGCTTTCGAGCTCATGCGGGACTCCATTCCGCACTCGCAGGACTCGGGAGAATCTCCGCGTCACCCGGCGGGCCTCGGACGTCCTGGACGCCCGCACCGGTGACTGCCACGCCAGGTCGATGGCCTGCGCCGCGCCGCTCCGGCCCGGGGTGTCCCGGCGGCGCTGTGCTGCCGGCGGCTCACGGACGAGGGTGGCTCGAACCGGTCGTCCACGGCCTGGTCGCGGTGAGGACGCCCGGACGGGGCGCGTGGGCGCGCCAGGACGTCCGGGGGAACAAGCCCGGCGCCGACGCCCGTTTCTCGCCCGGCCCGGAGCGGCCGACCTGGAACACCCGGCGGGAGTTCAGTGAACTGAACTATCCGGTGCTTTACACTGAACCGCACCCGGCTGTGCTGCGCGCCCCGCGCGCCGCCCGCGACCTGCCCCAGCTCGCGCGGACGCTCCCCGCCGCGCTCTGACCCGAACCGACCCGAAACGGCGGCCCCATGAGCCTCACACTCAGCGTCTCCGACGAGGTACGTGCCCTCGTCCCCGGCTTCACCCACCTCGCCGTCGAGGCGCGCGGACTGGCCAACGGCCCCAGTGACGGAACCAGCTCGGCCCTGCTCGACGAAGCGGCACGGAGTCTCGCCGCGCGGCTCGACGGGCGGGCCCCGGACCGGGACCCGCACATGGCCGCCTGGCGAGCGGCCTACACGGCTTTCGGCGCCAAACCCTCCCGCACCCGCAACTCCGCGGAAGCGCTGGCCCGGCGCGCCCTCGCGGACGGCGGACTGCCGAGGATCAACCGGCTCGTCGACGCGTACAACGCGATCAGCGTGGCCCGGCTGATCCCCGTCGGCGGCGAGGACCTCGACCGCATCGAGGGAGGCATGCGGCTCGTCCGCGCGACGGGGGACGAGCCGTTCCTGACCGTGGCCGGCGGCGAGGAGGTCGTGGAGCATCCGGAACCCGGAGAAGTCGTCTGGTGCGACGAGGCCGGCGTCACCTGCCGACGGTGGAACTGGCGCCAGGGACCACGCACCCGGATCGACGACACGACGGAGAACGCGCTCTTCCTGCTGGAGTCGCTGGCACCCATGACGCGGGACGAGCTGACGGCCGCCGGAGCGGGTCTCGCGGAGTCGCTGGAGAGACTGAGCCCCGGGGCGCGCATCACCGTCCGCGCCCCGGCGTGACGTTTCAGCCCGTCCGGCCGCCCGTCAGCCCGCTTCCTTGGCCTGGGCGGGGGTGGGAGCCGTCCCCCCGAGGTGCGCCGGTACCCACCAGGTGTCGCCCGCGTCCTTGGGGCGTACGGGGTAGGCGCGCTGCGCGGCCTCCAGGAGCTCCTGGACGCGTTCGCGCAGCCGCCGGGTGATCGCACCGGCGTACTGGTCGGCCGGTGCCTCGACGGGCTCCCCGACTCGGATGGTGACCGGGATGTGCTGGCGCTTGAAGTTCTTGGGGCGGCCCTTCGTCCAGACCCGCTGCGTGCCCCACAGCGCCATCGGGATCAGCGGGACCCCGGCCTCCTGGGCGAGCCGGGCCGCGCCGGACTTGAAGCTCTTGAGTGTGAAGGACTGGGAGATCGTCGCCTCGGGGAAGACACCGATGACCTCGCCGGCCCTCAGGGACTCCAGGGCGTGCTGGTAGGCGTGCTCCCCCTGGGTCCGGTCCACCGGGATGTGCTTCATCCCGCGCATCAGCGGTCCCGACACCTTGTGCCGGAACACCGACTCCTTGGCCATGAAGCGGACGAGGCGCTTCTGCGGCAGCGCGGCCAGACCCGTGAAGATGAAGTCCAGATAGCTGATGTGGTTACTGACGAGCACCGCTCCGCCCGAGCGGGGGATGTTCTCCGAACCCTGAGTGTCGATCTTCAGGTCGAGCGCCTTGAACATGGTCAGAGCGGCGCCGATGACCGGCCGATAGACGAGTTCTGCCATCTGAGAGGAACCCCTTCTTCAGTGCCTGGGGAGGGTTCTCCCGGCGGAAGTTACGCAGCCGTAGGTTTTGGCTTTGGGCCGATCGTGCCCCATACGGGCCCTGCTGACCAGTCCTGACGCTCGCCTACGGGGAGATTCTCGTCACCCCGTGTACCGGTGGCGGGAATCCGGCGGTGCCGTGGGACGCTGCACCCGGGGACGGAGTGCGGCGGGAGGCGGACACATGAACGAAGCGGGCGCGGGCGAGGTCACACGACGGCCGGCCGACAGCCCCGGGGCCGCGGGGCCGGACGGCGGCCGTGCCGCCCTCCCCGGGGCGCGGCCCGACCGGATCGGAGCCGAGCTGCTGGGCGCGCGACTGGGCGAGCGCGCCACCCTGGTGCAGTTCTCCACCGCCTTCTGCCAGCCCTGCCGCGCGACCCGCCGCACACTGGCCGAGGTGGCCGAGATGGTCGCGGGCGTGGGGCACGTGGAGATCGACGCCGAGGACCGACTGGATCTGGTGCGCGCCCTCGGTGTCGTCCGGACCCCCACCGTGCTGGTCCTCGACCGGGCCGGCCGGATCGTCCGCCGGGCCGCGGGCGCGCCCCGCAAGGCCGACGTCATCGCCGCGCTCGGCCGCGCCCTCTGACGCGGTGACACATCTCCCACATCCCGGTCCCCACTTGACTGCACCCGGCAACGATCGTCACCCTGACGGGGTGCCCCATGAACTCCTTCTCCACGGCCGGGTCCATGTGGACCTGGGCCGCAACGCGAGCGCGCGCTGTCCGGGTGTCTGAGAACCCACGGACCCCTCTCACGACGCCCCCGCAGAAGGACATCTCCATGACGGTTTCGCCCGAGCTCCGCACCGTGAGCGCCCCCCGGTCGGCCTCACCCGACCTGCTCCGCTCCGTCTTCCGCCGGCACGCCGCCGGTGTCGCGGTCATCACCGCCCAGGGCGACCGGCCCGTCGGCTTCACCGCGACCTCGCTGAACTCCGTCGCCGCCGACCCGCCGATGATCTCCTTCGGCGTGGGCACCCACTCCTCCAGCTGGCCGGTGGTCGCCGAGGCCGAGCACATCGGCGTCCACATACTCGGCGAGCATCAGCGGGAACTCGCCGCCACCTTCGCCCGCAGCGGCGCGGACCGGTTCGGGGCACCGACGCGCTGGAGCCCGGGGCCGGAGGACGTACCCGTGCTCGACGACGTGCTCGCCTGGCTGGTGTGCCGGGTGGTGGCCAGGGTCCCGGCCGGCGACCACCGCATCGTGATCGCCCAGGTCGTCGCCGGGGACCCCGGCGGAGTAGGGCGTCCGCTCCTCTACCACCAAGGTCGCTTCAACGCGCTGCGCGACTGAGAGCCCGTCGGGTGGCCTCTGACCTCGGGCGGTCACGCCCTGGCACGCACGGTGCCGGTGTTGCCGGGATGCCCGGGGCGGCTCCGTTACGGTTCCCTCCCGGCGCCTTGGAATCGCACGCACCAGGCCGTGTCCGCCTGTCGGTCGAAGGCCGCCCGACAGGTTCTGGGAGTTCCGCCCGCGGGGCGTTGGCAAGGTCACATGCCTGAGCGCTTGCTCAGAGGTCACGAACTG encodes:
- a CDS encoding SDR family NAD(P)-dependent oxidoreductase encodes the protein MNGNGNGGVLDGAVIAVAGAAGPAGRATLMRLAEAGATVVAADADPARLAEAVDAARYAHGGATVIGDTVDLFDLGAARQWADKTEKEFGRIDGLVHLVGGWRGSSTFAETELADWAFLEKLLIRTVQSTSLAFHAPLLRSDRGRYVLISASGASKPTAGNAAYSAAKAAAEAWTLAMGDDFRKAGGEGDISTAAAILVVKALVHDAMRAERPHAKFAGFTDVKDLADAIAGVWDRPAQEVNGQRLWLTPKP
- a CDS encoding glycerophosphodiester phosphodiesterase: MTFLTIGHRGVMGVEPENTLRSFVRAEQAGMDAIELDLHLSKDGALVVMHDADVDRTTDGSGPIAARTLAELRELDAGDGERVPVFEEVLDAVRAPLQAEIKDAAAAQALAGVLNRRGLAARVEVLSFHDEAIAETARLVPGVRTALVADRWGDDVVRRALAVGAGTLVLNIRHLTLDTVERAHAEGLRVIGWVVNTQEQLRLARALELDGATTDYPEIRRTGRFTA
- a CDS encoding B3/B4 domain-containing protein — translated: MSLTLSVSDEVRALVPGFTHLAVEARGLANGPSDGTSSALLDEAARSLAARLDGRAPDRDPHMAAWRAAYTAFGAKPSRTRNSAEALARRALADGGLPRINRLVDAYNAISVARLIPVGGEDLDRIEGGMRLVRATGDEPFLTVAGGEEVVEHPEPGEVVWCDEAGVTCRRWNWRQGPRTRIDDTTENALFLLESLAPMTRDELTAAGAGLAESLERLSPGARITVRAPA
- a CDS encoding DUF6421 family protein: MTEILVQDVTGGEISAAAPVIDHPAWPELKGAVEEIRPWQDADGSIDFDAEGAPPREVAARAVDRVAHAVERLSPLLPHDAAYHRALVADLRKWAEDGFGVPDFLDSLLAFQPAAGRADGLQHLALFPMYTQNGNPDRNFEAVVLRMVWPEWLSELERTRYDNPLFCGITFEDFTPGYDTHSAVLFPETIAVREAPERFSWGGIFCDREAARFRKVTEAAVDILGIELPEDIAAMVDDQKRCEQAFVLWDMVHDRTHSHGDLPFDPFMIKQRQPFWMYGLEELRCDLTAFKEAVKLEAEGNAHGRDVQYAVLFDRMFRFPVSGDRNRNYDGLGGQLLFAYLHRHDVVRWTDNTLKIDWQRAPEVTNQLCAEIEKLYRDGIDRPKLVHWFAAYELVSTYLAPHPGSRWAKGPDALDLNLPPRKLVDDVLPDEFPLSMFYEALSKKLKGVIASTKGITATAASQDGQAAA
- a CDS encoding TlpA family protein disulfide reductase, which produces MNEAGAGEVTRRPADSPGAAGPDGGRAALPGARPDRIGAELLGARLGERATLVQFSTAFCQPCRATRRTLAEVAEMVAGVGHVEIDAEDRLDLVRALGVVRTPTVLVLDRAGRIVRRAAGAPRKADVIAALGRAL
- a CDS encoding GNAT family N-acetyltransferase, translated to MDTAAPQDTGRITYRDAVEDDIPVLVPLVESAYRGDSSRTGWTTEADILQGRRTDAEGVRAVIATEGSRMMVVERDGQVIACCQLEHRGEAAYFGMFAVRPALQGGGLGRLIITEAERRVREVWGVREMHMTVISVREELIAWYERRGYRRTGRMSPFPYGDERFGIPQRDDLRFELLVKELT
- a CDS encoding M56 family metallopeptidase, with the protein product MLVSLALLALGVLTAVVAPRLLSRSDWAEREPVVALWVWQCVVAAVLLSFALSMTFSAAAAWQAVRGRVFAPAPHGVLEAYELGTHQPWSAALAVVLACGGLWTGAMLGREIGRARARRRRRRGELLRRSPLLPGEEPGGERLVVLEGERSDAWWLPGATPRLVVTTAALRRLKGSQLDAILAHEQGHARARHDWLLHCSGALAAGFPGIPVFAAFRDEMHRLVELAADDVASRRFGRLTIALALVELNEDRGVFGPGPAPDADLPRRVDRLLRAAPRFTAGRRLRLTAAAALVPVVPLLIAFVPALRALG
- a CDS encoding DUF5134 domain-containing protein, coding for MHGAAWAVWPAWTMVALCATSGTYCLLRRRGRAGGERRTAGSEAVMAFGMASMALPAAVLTPPAWGWAVYAAVFGAAALRGLPAARGGGHHLHHLVGSGAMVYMAVAMAGGGHAGHGGHAAGAVGGVPSLTAALLVYYTAYVLRAGSRLVPVTAPAAAVTARVATTPPRWSERAELVLVCRLSMALAMVAMLVTL
- a CDS encoding threonine aldolase family protein, whose protein sequence is MADPQAVTPVSPARTDARRHHDPSVRGFASDNYAGAHPEVLAAIALANEGHQTAYGEDDYTEHLQRIMHSHFGPHAEAFPVFNGTGANVTALQALTDRWGAVICAESAHINVDEGGAPERMGGLKLLTVPTPDGKLTPELIDRQAWGWEDEHRAMPQVVSITQNTELGTVYTVDEIRAIVEHAHGKGMKVHLDGARIANAAASLDVPMRAFTNAAGVDVISYGGTKNGMLFGEAVVVLDPDAVSHMKHLRKLSMQLASKMRFVSVQLEALLAKDLWLRNARHSNAMARRLADGVRSVDGVEILHPVQANAVFARLPHEVSTRLQRRFRFYFWDEAAGDVRWMCSFDTTEDDVDAFLQALKEEMAR
- a CDS encoding flavin reductase family protein: MTVSPELRTVSAPRSASPDLLRSVFRRHAAGVAVITAQGDRPVGFTATSLNSVAADPPMISFGVGTHSSSWPVVAEAEHIGVHILGEHQRELAATFARSGADRFGAPTRWSPGPEDVPVLDDVLAWLVCRVVARVPAGDHRIVIAQVVAGDPGGVGRPLLYHQGRFNALRD
- a CDS encoding lysophospholipid acyltransferase family protein, translated to MAELVYRPVIGAALTMFKALDLKIDTQGSENIPRSGGAVLVSNHISYLDFIFTGLAALPQKRLVRFMAKESVFRHKVSGPLMRGMKHIPVDRTQGEHAYQHALESLRAGEVIGVFPEATISQSFTLKSFKSGAARLAQEAGVPLIPMALWGTQRVWTKGRPKNFKRQHIPVTIRVGEPVEAPADQYAGAITRRLRERVQELLEAAQRAYPVRPKDAGDTWWVPAHLGGTAPTPAQAKEAG